The region GGTGTGGGACGGCGGTCGCCGCTGCCTCGACCTGGTCAACACCTACCGCGACCGCTACCGCGACGGGCGCGAGTTGCTGTTGGGGCCGGACGAACTCGCTGAGTGGCTCGCCGTGGCGGGTCTGCTCGGGGCGGAGCCCGGTGGCTCCGCGCGGCCGTCGTCGGCGCACCTGCGCACAGCGCTGGAGCTGCGCGAAGCGGTCGACCGCGCGGCGCGGGCCCGCGCATCCGGCGCGCGGCTCGAACCTTCCGACATCGACCTGATCAACCGCACCGCGCGCCACAGCCACCTGGCCGCCCGGCAGATCCGCCAGGACGGCGACGGCGCGGTGGTGTCCTGGGCTCCGCCACCGGTGGACCCGGTGCTGGCCGCGCTCGGTGCGCTGGCCGCCGACGCCGTCGACCTGCTCGCGACGGACCCGCCGCCCGCGGTCCGCGTCTGCGCGGCCGGCCGCTGCGGCATCCGGTTCCTCGACGGCTCACCCGCCGGCAACCGCCAGTGGTGCTCGATGCGCCGCTGCGGCAACCGGGAGAAGGCCCGCCAGCACTACGCCCGCCGCAAAGCGCTGCCCTGACCAGCCAGGAGGAACGGGCGTCACAGCAGCGCGGGCTGCAGGATGCTGAGTCGGCGCGCGTCGGTGTCGAGCTCGGCGGCCACGCCGAGCGGGATGGTGCGCTGGGCGTCGCAGTGCCCGAAGCCGAGCTCCCACACGATCGGGATGCCCAGCGGACCGAGGCGGTCCGACATGACCGCGCGGACCTCCTCCAGCGGCCCGCAGCCGGTCCACGAGCCCAGCGCGATGCCGCCGGCGCGGTCGAACCAGCCCGCCCGCAGCAGCTGCGTCAGGTATCTGTCGAGCCGGTACGGGTCCTCGGTGACGTCTTCCAGCAGCGCAAGGCCGCGCTCGGGCGGTGTGGGCGCGTCGGGGGCGCCGAGCGCGCTCGCAACCAGGCTCAGGTTCCCGCCGTAGGTCACCCCGCGCGCCCGGCCGGGCACCAGCGCGTCCGCGCCGGAGCGGGTCACGATCGTCACGGACTGGGGCTCGAACAGCGTTCTGCGCAGGTGCTCGCGAGCGGCCGGGTCGTCGGTGAAGGCCCCGGTCGCGGGCATCGGGCCGAATACGGTGACCAGGCCGAGCTGGGTGGCGAACGCCTGGTGCAGCGCCGTGACGTCGCTGGAGCCGACCAGCACCTTCGGTCCCGCCGCGCTCATCCGGTCCCAGTCCAGGTGGTCGAGGATCCGCGTGCTGCCGTAGCCGCCGCGCGCGCACAGCACGGCGCGCACCTCGGGGTCGCACCACGCCTGCTGGAGGTCGGCGGCGCGGTCGGCGTCGGCGCCAGCGAGGTAGTCCAGCCGCGGGTGCCGCTCCCGCACGTGCTTGCCGACCACGACCCGCAGGCCCCACTCCTGGAGCTGCGCGAGGCCCGCCTCGAGCGGTTCCGCGGGCACCGGCCCCGCCGGGGCGACCACCGCGACCGCGTCGCCGGGGCCTAGGCGGTGCGGGCGGCGTAGTTCACGCATGCTCATGGCGGTGCTCCGTCCGGGCGGCGCGATCTTGACCACTGCCGGTGAGGGTATCCGCAGCGGCCCGGACGCGCCGGAGAAGAGATCTGTTCGCGATGGGCGAACACGCCCGGTCGCCCGCCCAGGGGCATGATCTCCCAGCAAGCGGCGTTGCGATGGATGCGGCCGACCGCGCCGGGCGGCGCCGGTGACGTGGAAAACGGGGGACGGCCGCGCACGCACCCACCCCCGTGGCCTAGTGTCGGAGGTGTCATGGCTCGTGTCATCCACGTCTTCCGCCAGCCCGACCGGTTCGTAGCAGGAACGGTCGGTGAGCCCGGCGAACGCGTTTTCTACCTCCAGGCGTCCGAGGACGTCCGCACCGTCAGCGTGCAGCTGGAGAAGCAGCAGGTCTCGGTCCTGGCCGAACGCATCGGCGCCCTCCTGGACGAGGTGCGCAGGCGCTTCGACGCCGAGCTGCCCGCCGAACCGCCCGAGGAACTGCTCGACACCGACCCGCTGCAGGTGCCGGTGGAGGAGGAGTTCCGCGTCGGCACGATGGGCCTGGGCTGGGACGCCGAGACCGAGGCGGTGGTGGTCGAGCTGCTGGCCGTCACCGACGAGGAGATAGACGAGTCGGTGGTGCTCGACGACACCGAGGAGGGCCCCGACGCGGTGCGGGTCTTCCTCAGCCCCGGGCACGCGCGGGCCTTCGCCGAACGCGCCGAGCGGGTCATCAACGCCGGTCGCAAGCCGTGTCCGCTGTGCGCGGAGCCGCTGGACCCCGCCGGGCACATCTGCCCGCGCCAGAACGGCTACCGCCGCTCGGACGAGGAATAGCCTCCGGTGCCCGCCGAGGGGGCCGGTGCTCGTGAGCTGTTGCGGCGGGGCCGGATCGAGGTGCAGGGACGGCTGGTCGAGGCGTCGAACGCGACGCTGTTCTGCGGCATCGAGCTCGACGGGCTGGCGGCCGAGTGCGTCTACAAGCCGGTTCGCGGCGAGCGCCCGCTGTGGGACTTCCCCGACGGCACGCTCGCCGGCCGGGAGATCGCCTCTCACCTGCTGTCGGAGTCCGGCGGGTGGGGGCTGGTGCCGCCGACGATCCTGCGCGACGGGCCGTTCGGGCCGGGCATGGTGCAGCTGTGGATCGACACGGAGGAGGACTCCGAGCTCGTCGACATCGTCGCCCCCGGCGAGGTGCCCGACGGCTGGCTGCCCGTGCTGCGGGCGCAGGACCACCACGGATCGCCGGTGGTGCTGGCCCACGCCGACCACGACTCGCTGCGCGGCATGGCGGTGCTGGACGCGGTGATCAACAACGCCGACCGCAAGGGCGGGCACATCCTGCACACCCCGGACGGCCGCGTGTTCGGTGTCGACCACGGGGTGAGCCTCAACGCCGACGACAAGCTGCGGACGGTGCTGTGGGGCTGGATCGGGCAGGACCTGCCCGATGCCGAGGTCGGACGCCTCAGCGAGCTGCGCGCCCTGCTGGAGGGCCCGCTGGCCCAGGACCTCGCCGAGCACATCACGCCGAAGGAAGTGCAGGCGGTGGTGCAGCGCATCGACCAGCTGCTGGAAGCCGGCGTCTTCCCGGCCCCGTCCGGGGAATGGCCCGCGATTCCCTGGCCGGCGTTCTGATGTCCGGTCCGGTCCGCCCGGCGCCGCATCCCGCCCGCGAGTGGCCCCCGAGCTTCGCCGACCGCCTCGCCGCGCCGCTGCCGCGCTTCCGCGACGTCATGCGGCTGATGTGGAGCGTGCCGTCGCGGGCGCCGCTGGGCGATGCCGACCGCATCCCGGTCCTGCGCACCGGTCTCCAGCCGGTGCGGTCCACCGACACCGCGCTGACCTGGGTCGGGCACGCCACCTACCTGGTGCGCACGGGAGGCGTCTCGGTGCTCACCGACCCGGTGTGGTCGACGCGGATTCCCGGTGTGCCGAGGAGGCTGACCCCACCCGGCGTGGCCTTCGGCGACCTGCCCGCCGGAACCGCGAGTGTTCCGGGCGACTACGGCGACGAGGAGGACTCCCAGCCGGTGGACGCCGTGGTGATCAGCCACAACCACTACGACCACCTCGACGCGCCGACCATCGCGAGGCTGCCGAGCTCGACGCCCGTGCTGGTCCCGGCCGGACTCGGCGACTGGTTCCGCCGCCGGCGCTTCAGCGAGGTCGTCGAGCTCGACTGGTGGGAGACCGCCGAGGTCGCGGGGCTGACCTTCGACTTCGTGCCCGCCCAGCACTGGAGCAGGCGCGGCGTGCGCGACACCTGCCGCAGCCTCTGGGGCGGCTGGGTGATCACCGGACCGGACGGGCGCCGCCTCTACCACGCGGGCGACAGCGGCTACGGCCCGCACTTCGCCGAGATCGGCCGCCGGCTGCCGGGCATCGACGTGGCGATGGTGCCGATCGGCGCCTACGCGCCGCGCTGGTTCATGCGTCCGGTGCACATGGACCCGGAGGAGGCCGTCCGCGCGGTGGCAGACCTCGGGGCCGCGCGCGCCGCCGGGATGCACTGGGGAACCTTCGCCCTGACCAGCGAGCCGGTGCTGGAACCGCTGACCCGGTTCCGCGCCGCGTGGCGCGAGGCCGGTCGCGACCCCGCGGAGCTGTGGGACCTCGCCATCGGCGAAACGCGAGTGCTGCCCGCGTAGCGGTTCGGGCATCCTGTGCCGATGTCCGGACTCCGACGAGATCCACTTCCGCTGCGCGGCCGCACGGCCCTGGTCACCGGTGTCAGCCGGCGGCGGGGCATCGGCCATGCGATCGCGCGCCGTCTCGCCGCCTACGGCGCGAACGTGTTCCTGCACCACTACCGCGCCCACGACGTCGAACAGCCGTGGGGCGCCGACGACATCGACGCCGTAGTGGCCGGGGTCGCCGACGAGCTCACCGACGGCGCACGCCTCGCTCACCTTGACGCCGACCTCGCCGAACCGGAGCAGCCGCGACGGGTGCTCGACGCCGCGGCAGCCGAGTTCGGCCACGTCGACGTCCTGGTGTGCAACCACGCGCTCAGCGGTTCGGACGGGGCGCTGGGCGAGCTGGACGCGGCGATGCTGGACCTGCACTGGGCCGTCAACACCCGGTCCTCGGTCCTGCTCGCGCAGGCGTTCGCCGCCGCGCACGACGGGCGCGACGGCGGCCGGATCGTCTTCATGACCTCCGGGCAGCGCCTCGGGCCGATGCCGGGGGAGGTCGCCTACGCGGCGGCCAAGGGCGCGCTCGCCGAGATCACCACGACGCTGGCCGACCAGCTCGCCGACGCGCGAATCACGCTCAACACCGTCAATCCGGGCCCTGTGGACACCGGCTACCTGGGCGAACGCGACTGGGAGTACGTGCGGCCGATGTTCCCGTCCGGCCGCTACGGCGAGCCCGACGACCCCGCCCGGCTGATCGCGTGGCTGGCGACCGACGAGGCCGGGTGGATCACCGGCCAGGTGATCAACACCGAGGGCGGCTTCGGGCGCTGGCGCCCCAGGGGAACACCTCAGACGTCTGAGGACTTCTGCTAGCGTCGCACCGGCATGATCAGGAGGTGCGGTGGTGGAGTCGCGGCGGTTGCGGCGCGGACCGGTGGTCCCCGAAGTCGAGCGGGCCCTTCGCGAACTGCTCGCCGAAGGTCGCTGGGCGGCGGGGGAGAAGATGCCGATGCTGGGCATGAGCGCCCGAGCCGACGCCCGGTGGCCGACCCTGTCCCAGGGCGAACGCGGCCGGGCCCTCATCGCGCGGGCGCTCATGCCGTGGCCGCGGCTCCTGCTGCTCGACGAACCCGCGACCGGCCTCGACCTCGCGGCACGCGAGCAGCTCGTGTCCAGCCTGGACACCCTGCGGCGCCAACACCCCGACCTGGCAACGGTTCTGGTGACCCACCACCTGGAGGAACTCCCGGCGACCACCACCCACGCCCTCCTGCTGCGCGAGGGCGAACGCCTCGCGGCAGGTCCCGTCGACGACGTCCTGACGACCGACCGCATCAGCGCCTGCTTCGACCACCCGGTGCTGATCAACCCCACCCCCGACGGCCGCTGGAGCGCCCGCACCCGCGCCGCGGCGTGAGGTTGTACCTCGCCCGCTGGCGATCGGGTGAGACGGTGATCACGGG is a window of Saccharopolyspora erythraea NRRL 2338 DNA encoding:
- a CDS encoding CGNR zinc finger domain-containing protein; translation: MDEWVWDGGRRCLDLVNTYRDRYRDGRELLLGPDELAEWLAVAGLLGAEPGGSARPSSAHLRTALELREAVDRAARARASGARLEPSDIDLINRTARHSHLAARQIRQDGDGAVVSWAPPPVDPVLAALGALAADAVDLLATDPPPAVRVCAAGRCGIRFLDGSPAGNRQWCSMRRCGNREKARQHYARRKALP
- a CDS encoding S66 peptidase family protein → MSMRELRRPHRLGPGDAVAVVAPAGPVPAEPLEAGLAQLQEWGLRVVVGKHVRERHPRLDYLAGADADRAADLQQAWCDPEVRAVLCARGGYGSTRILDHLDWDRMSAAGPKVLVGSSDVTALHQAFATQLGLVTVFGPMPATGAFTDDPAAREHLRRTLFEPQSVTIVTRSGADALVPGRARGVTYGGNLSLVASALGAPDAPTPPERGLALLEDVTEDPYRLDRYLTQLLRAGWFDRAGGIALGSWTGCGPLEEVRAVMSDRLGPLGIPIVWELGFGHCDAQRTIPLGVAAELDTDARRLSILQPALL
- a CDS encoding DUF3090 domain-containing protein; the protein is MARVIHVFRQPDRFVAGTVGEPGERVFYLQASEDVRTVSVQLEKQQVSVLAERIGALLDEVRRRFDAELPAEPPEELLDTDPLQVPVEEEFRVGTMGLGWDAETEAVVVELLAVTDEEIDESVVLDDTEEGPDAVRVFLSPGHARAFAERAERVINAGRKPCPLCAEPLDPAGHICPRQNGYRRSDEE
- a CDS encoding SCO1664 family protein, which translates into the protein MPAEGAGARELLRRGRIEVQGRLVEASNATLFCGIELDGLAAECVYKPVRGERPLWDFPDGTLAGREIASHLLSESGGWGLVPPTILRDGPFGPGMVQLWIDTEEDSELVDIVAPGEVPDGWLPVLRAQDHHGSPVVLAHADHDSLRGMAVLDAVINNADRKGGHILHTPDGRVFGVDHGVSLNADDKLRTVLWGWIGQDLPDAEVGRLSELRALLEGPLAQDLAEHITPKEVQAVVQRIDQLLEAGVFPAPSGEWPAIPWPAF
- a CDS encoding MBL fold metallo-hydrolase is translated as MARDSLAGVLMSGPVRPAPHPAREWPPSFADRLAAPLPRFRDVMRLMWSVPSRAPLGDADRIPVLRTGLQPVRSTDTALTWVGHATYLVRTGGVSVLTDPVWSTRIPGVPRRLTPPGVAFGDLPAGTASVPGDYGDEEDSQPVDAVVISHNHYDHLDAPTIARLPSSTPVLVPAGLGDWFRRRRFSEVVELDWWETAEVAGLTFDFVPAQHWSRRGVRDTCRSLWGGWVITGPDGRRLYHAGDSGYGPHFAEIGRRLPGIDVAMVPIGAYAPRWFMRPVHMDPEEAVRAVADLGAARAAGMHWGTFALTSEPVLEPLTRFRAAWREAGRDPAELWDLAIGETRVLPA
- a CDS encoding SDR family oxidoreductase; this translates as MSGLRRDPLPLRGRTALVTGVSRRRGIGHAIARRLAAYGANVFLHHYRAHDVEQPWGADDIDAVVAGVADELTDGARLAHLDADLAEPEQPRRVLDAAAAEFGHVDVLVCNHALSGSDGALGELDAAMLDLHWAVNTRSSVLLAQAFAAAHDGRDGGRIVFMTSGQRLGPMPGEVAYAAAKGALAEITTTLADQLADARITLNTVNPGPVDTGYLGERDWEYVRPMFPSGRYGEPDDPARLIAWLATDEAGWITGQVINTEGGFGRWRPRGTPQTSEDFC
- a CDS encoding ATP-binding cassette domain-containing protein, translating into MVESRRLRRGPVVPEVERALRELLAEGRWAAGEKMPMLGMSARADARWPTLSQGERGRALIARALMPWPRLLLLDEPATGLDLAAREQLVSSLDTLRRQHPDLATVLVTHHLEELPATTTHALLLREGERLAAGPVDDVLTTDRISACFDHPVLINPTPDGRWSARTRAAA